The DNA segment GCCCGGTCGCCTCGCGGTGCGCGAGCTCCTGGCGCACCAGAGGGATGACGTACCGGCCGTAGTCGACCGCGTCGTTCAGGTTGTCGTAGCCGCGGATCGAGATCAGGTCGGCACCGAGGTCGACGTAGTCGAGGATCGCCGCGGCGACCGTCTCCGGCGTGCCGACGAGCGCCGTGGAGGCGCCGGCCGCCCCGGTGGCGGTCGCGGTCGGCGTCCAGAGCGCCCGATCGTGCAGGTCCTTCCGCCGCGCGATGTCGAGGAGGCGCTGCGAGCCGACGTTCGCCGGGCCGGTGGCGCTCGGCGTCTGCACCCAGAGCCCCTTCTCGCCCTTCCGCGGGTTCGTCGTGCCGCCGCGGCTCTGCAGGATGCCGAGGATCCGGTGCGCCTTCTCCCAGGCGAGCTCCTCGGTCGGCGCGATGATCGGCCGGAAGGTGACCCAGGTGCGCGGGGTGTCGGCGCGGCCGGCGGCGAGCGCCGCGTCCGCGATCCGGTCGATCTGCTGCTGGGTGTCGGCCAGCGGCTCGCCCCACAGGCCGAAGATGTCCGCGAGCGCGCCGCCCTGGCGGTAGGCCTCGTCGCTCGAGCCGCCGACCGAGATGGGGATGGTGCCGCGCACCGGCCGCACCCGCGAGACGAAGTCCTCGAAGCG comes from the Rathayibacter festucae DSM 15932 genome and includes:
- a CDS encoding LLM class flavin-dependent oxidoreductase, whose translation is MTVEFISAINVNHSNEVNGLADPAIDVAYLRRYSRILEDGGFDYTLVPYGSAGHDPFTIAAAVTQYTEHLKPIVALRPNTVYPTVAAKALATLDQLSGGRAVVHFIAGGNDHEQAREGDRLSKAERYARQEEYLRILRKVWSATEPFDHEGEYYRFEDFVSRVRPVRGTIPISVGGSSDEAYRQGGALADIFGLWGEPLADTQQQIDRIADAALAAGRADTPRTWVTFRPIIAPTEELAWEKAHRILGILQSRGGTTNPRKGEKGLWVQTPSATGPANVGSQRLLDIARRKDLHDRALWTPTATATGAAGASTALVGTPETVAAAILDYVDLGADLISIRGYDNLNDAVDYGRYVIPLVRQELAHREATGRRGEIVAQPPLEAELAGAIA